One Yoonia sp. BS5-3 genomic window carries:
- the dapF gene encoding diaminopimelate epimerase: MPAMALNDETYLPFMKMHGLGNDFVVVDERESPPRVDSALAIAIADRHRGVGFDQLAVLSPTDQADVRLTFWNSDGSQAAACGNATRCIARYLMQESGSVSLRIQTERGLLHAVDAGGGLTSVNMGRPMIDWQDVPLAHDMDTLTLPIEGAPTATGMGNPHCTFFVADAEAVDLEARGAEIEHHPLFPERTNVQFASQIGPDHLRMRVWERGVGVTLASGSSSCATAVAAVRRGLAGRDVKIDLDGGQIAISWRDDGVWMTGPTAHVFDGKWRLS, translated from the coding sequence ATGCCCGCTATGGCTTTGAACGATGAGACATATCTGCCCTTCATGAAGATGCATGGGCTGGGCAATGACTTTGTTGTCGTGGACGAGAGGGAATCGCCCCCTCGCGTTGATTCTGCCTTGGCCATTGCTATCGCCGACCGTCATCGCGGGGTTGGTTTTGATCAGCTTGCGGTCCTGTCGCCGACCGATCAGGCTGATGTGCGTCTTACCTTTTGGAATAGTGATGGATCGCAAGCTGCCGCATGTGGCAACGCCACCCGCTGTATCGCGCGGTATCTGATGCAAGAAAGCGGTAGCGTTTCCTTGCGGATACAGACCGAACGCGGTCTGCTGCATGCGGTAGATGCCGGTGGTGGCTTAACTTCGGTCAATATGGGCCGGCCCATGATCGATTGGCAGGACGTTCCATTGGCGCATGACATGGATACCCTGACGCTGCCTATTGAGGGCGCGCCCACGGCCACCGGTATGGGCAATCCGCATTGCACGTTCTTTGTGGCGGATGCTGAGGCGGTCGACCTTGAGGCGCGGGGGGCGGAGATAGAGCATCACCCCTTGTTCCCCGAACGTACCAACGTGCAATTCGCCAGTCAGATCGGTCCAGATCATCTCCGCATGCGCGTTTGGGAGCGCGGGGTGGGTGTTACGCTTGCCTCTGGCTCATCATCTTGTGCGACGGCGGTGGCGGCGGTTCGGCGTGGTTTGGCGGGGCGTGATGTCAAGATTGATCTCGATGGCGGACAAATCGCGATTTCCTGGCGCGATGATGGGGTTTGGATGACTGGCCCCACAGCGCATGTCTTTGATGGCAAATGGCGGCTGTCATGA
- a CDS encoding cytochrome b N-terminal domain-containing protein, with protein sequence MGGIPHDHYEPKTSGEKWLQSRLPIVGLLYDTLMIPTPKNLNWMWIWGIVLVFTLVLQIATGIVLVMHYVPHVDMAFASVEHIMRDVNGGHMIRYFHMNGASLFFVAVYAHMFRSLYYGSYKAPREVTWIVGMLMYLLMMGTAFMGYVLPWGQMSFHGTAVITGLFGAIPFVGESIQTWLLGANAVGQPALNRFFSLHYLLPFVLLGLTIVHVWAFHTTGNNNPTGVEVRRGSKEEAAKDTLPFWPYFVIKDLFALAVILTVFVAIVGFMPNYLGHPDNYIPANPLATPSHIVPEWYFLPFYAILRAFTADVWVVQIVQFLSFGIIDAKFFGVLAMFGAIAVMALAPWLDTSTVRSGRYRPAFKWWFWLLAIDFMVLMWVGARPAEFPYDWISLIASAYWFAYFLVILPLLGVLEKPDTPPATIEEDFNAHYAPKGDGAAPIAKPAE encoded by the coding sequence ATGGGCGGTATTCCCCACGACCATTATGAACCCAAGACGAGCGGCGAAAAGTGGCTGCAATCGCGCCTTCCAATCGTCGGGTTGCTTTATGACACATTGATGATCCCCACTCCCAAGAACCTGAATTGGATGTGGATTTGGGGGATCGTTCTGGTCTTTACGCTGGTGTTGCAAATTGCGACCGGCATCGTTCTTGTGATGCATTACGTACCGCATGTCGATATGGCCTTTGCGTCGGTCGAGCATATCATGCGTGACGTGAACGGCGGACATATGATCCGTTACTTCCATATGAATGGCGCGTCACTGTTCTTTGTCGCGGTTTATGCGCATATGTTCCGGTCGCTTTACTATGGCTCCTATAAAGCCCCGCGCGAGGTGACGTGGATCGTCGGGATGCTGATGTATCTGCTGATGATGGGAACGGCCTTTATGGGCTATGTGCTGCCTTGGGGGCAAATGTCTTTCCACGGGACAGCCGTGATCACAGGCCTGTTTGGTGCGATCCCGTTCGTGGGTGAAAGCATCCAGACATGGCTGCTCGGGGCGAATGCGGTTGGCCAACCAGCGCTGAACCGGTTCTTCTCGCTGCATTATCTGCTGCCTTTTGTTTTGCTGGGTCTGACGATCGTGCATGTTTGGGCGTTCCATACGACCGGGAACAACAACCCAACTGGTGTTGAGGTCCGTCGCGGCTCGAAAGAGGAAGCGGCCAAGGATACGCTGCCATTCTGGCCCTATTTCGTGATCAAGGACCTGTTTGCGCTTGCCGTGATCCTGACCGTCTTTGTTGCGATTGTTGGTTTCATGCCGAACTATCTGGGCCACCCAGATAACTACATTCCAGCGAACCCGCTGGCGACACCATCGCATATCGTACCTGAATGGTATTTCTTGCCTTTCTACGCCATCCTGCGCGCCTTCACGGCTGATGTCTGGGTCGTGCAGATCGTACAGTTCCTGAGCTTCGGGATCATTGATGCGAAGTTCTTTGGGGTCCTGGCGATGTTTGGTGCGATTGCCGTTATGGCGCTCGCCCCATGGCTCGATACATCAACAGTCCGCTCGGGTCGGTATCGGCCAGCGTTCAAATGGTGGTTCTGGCTGCTGGCTATCGACTTTATGGTTTTGATGTGGGTTGGCGCGCGCCCGGCTGAATTCCCGTATGATTGGATTTCGCTGATCGCCTCGGCTTACTGGTTTGCCTACTTCCTGGTGATCCTGCCATTGCTGGGTGTTTTGGAAAAACCTGATACGCCGCCGGCGACCATCGAAGAAGACTTCAACGCGCACTACGCGCCGAAGGGCGACGGGGCTGCACCCATTGCCAAGCCGGCCGAGTGA
- a CDS encoding ATP-binding cassette domain-containing protein: MLTCDDLRLRQGEFTLRADLDFAPGKVTALIGPSGAGKSTLLAALAGFLTPVAGRVVWEGRDIHQDPPGQRPMSILFQDNNLFPHLTIGQNVGLALTAGLRLSTDQKRAVTDVLVRVGLDGFADRKPGALSGGQQSRAALARILLGDRPVTLLDEPFAALGPGLKDEMLDLVQHLLAATGKTVIMVTHHPADAQRIADDVALVADGFVQPPSPTADLFANPPEAFITYLGQKSTNQPNEKGPR; this comes from the coding sequence ATGCTGACATGTGACGATCTGAGACTAAGGCAAGGCGAATTTACACTTCGCGCGGATTTGGATTTTGCGCCGGGCAAGGTGACAGCTTTAATCGGCCCCTCCGGCGCAGGTAAATCGACCCTGCTGGCGGCCTTGGCTGGTTTCCTTACCCCCGTTGCTGGTCGGGTGGTCTGGGAGGGACGTGACATTCACCAAGACCCGCCCGGGCAACGGCCGATGAGCATTCTTTTTCAAGATAATAACCTGTTTCCACACCTGACCATCGGCCAGAATGTCGGATTGGCGCTGACCGCAGGCTTGCGACTATCGACCGACCAGAAACGGGCCGTCACAGATGTGCTGGTTCGTGTCGGGCTTGACGGGTTTGCCGACCGTAAACCTGGAGCATTGTCTGGCGGGCAACAAAGCCGCGCCGCGCTTGCCCGCATCTTGCTTGGCGACAGACCAGTCACATTGCTGGACGAACCTTTCGCAGCGCTTGGACCGGGTCTAAAAGACGAAATGCTTGATCTGGTCCAGCATCTGCTGGCGGCCACCGGCAAGACCGTCATTATGGTCACTCACCATCCAGCGGATGCTCAGCGTATTGCAGATGATGTGGCGCTGGTTGCGGACGGTTTCGTGCAGCCTCCAAGCCCGACGGCTGATCTGTTTGCCAATCCACCGGAGGCTTTCATCACGTATCTTGGACAAAAGTCGACCAATCAGCCCAACGAAAAAGGCCCGCGTTAA
- a CDS encoding glutathione S-transferase gives MQLLISPASPFVRKVRVLLRETGLLGQVQEVETSTSPLASDAALVAANPIAKIPTLIRTTGPALYDSRVITRFLNDYADASLYPEARIWDILALEATADAIMEAAVSMTYEARFRPEEAQSADWVEAQWNKVNRAISALNDRWMSHLSGPLNMGQIGAACALSYVDLRHDARQWRNGNAELAAWHAAFSKRESMVATAA, from the coding sequence ATGCAATTGCTGATTTCGCCCGCATCCCCGTTTGTTCGCAAGGTGCGTGTGCTGCTGCGCGAAACCGGGTTGCTTGGGCAGGTCCAAGAAGTGGAAACAAGCACGTCTCCATTGGCATCTGACGCTGCGCTTGTCGCGGCGAACCCGATTGCAAAGATACCGACCTTGATCCGCACAACTGGTCCAGCGCTTTATGACAGCCGAGTCATCACGCGATTCTTGAACGATTACGCGGATGCATCGCTTTATCCAGAAGCGCGCATTTGGGACATTTTGGCGCTTGAGGCGACGGCGGACGCGATTATGGAGGCGGCGGTTAGTATGACATATGAGGCTCGATTTCGCCCAGAAGAGGCGCAGTCAGCCGATTGGGTCGAAGCCCAGTGGAATAAGGTAAATCGCGCGATCTCTGCCCTGAATGACCGCTGGATGAGCCATCTGTCAGGTCCATTAAATATGGGTCAGATTGGAGCAGCCTGTGCGCTGTCTTATGTCGATCTGCGGCATGACGCGCGGCAGTGGCGCAATGGGAACGCGGAACTGGCCGCCTGGCACGCGGCGTTTTCGAAGCGTGAAAGTATGGTTGCAACTGCGGCCTAG
- the thiB gene encoding thiamine ABC transporter substrate binding subunit, translated as MTKTTYLPAVAGLALCATGALAETPVLQVMTYDSFVSDWGPGPAVEAAFEETCNCDLQFIGAGDGAALLARLQLEGPRTEADIVLGLDTNLTAAARETGLFAPHGVDVDFDLPIAWDDAEFLPFDWGYFAFVGNTGAPAPTSLRALADSETKIVIQDPRSSTPGLGLLMWVKAAYGDQADTIWADLADNIVTVTPGWSEAYGMFLDGEADAVLSYTTSPAYHLIAEDDDSKRAWAFDEGHYMQVEVAGKVAGTDQPELADQFLAFMVSDGFQSVIPTTNWMYPAVTPTDGLPAGFDTLLTPAKALLFSPEEAAAGRDAALDEWRAALSQ; from the coding sequence ATGACCAAAACCACCTATCTGCCAGCTGTTGCGGGACTTGCCCTTTGCGCCACTGGCGCTTTGGCCGAGACCCCGGTGCTGCAAGTCATGACCTATGACAGTTTCGTCAGCGATTGGGGCCCCGGCCCGGCTGTTGAAGCTGCGTTTGAAGAAACCTGTAACTGCGATCTGCAATTCATTGGCGCTGGTGATGGCGCCGCACTGCTGGCACGGCTGCAGCTTGAAGGGCCGCGTACCGAAGCGGATATCGTTCTGGGACTTGATACCAATCTGACGGCAGCAGCCCGCGAAACCGGGTTATTCGCACCGCATGGCGTTGATGTCGATTTTGACCTGCCTATCGCATGGGACGACGCTGAATTCCTTCCCTTCGATTGGGGCTATTTTGCATTTGTGGGAAATACAGGGGCACCAGCGCCCACATCGCTGCGCGCCCTCGCCGATAGTGAGACAAAGATCGTCATCCAGGACCCGCGCTCATCCACCCCAGGCCTGGGACTGTTGATGTGGGTGAAAGCAGCCTACGGCGATCAGGCCGATACGATCTGGGCTGATCTGGCGGACAATATTGTTACCGTCACCCCCGGCTGGTCTGAGGCTTATGGCATGTTCCTTGATGGCGAAGCGGATGCGGTTTTGTCCTACACAACCTCGCCCGCCTATCACCTGATTGCAGAGGATGACGACAGCAAACGCGCATGGGCCTTTGACGAAGGTCACTACATGCAGGTTGAGGTCGCAGGCAAAGTTGCCGGAACCGACCAGCCTGAACTAGCTGATCAATTCCTGGCATTCATGGTGTCTGACGGTTTCCAAAGCGTCATTCCAACGACAAACTGGATGTATCCGGCCGTCACCCCAACAGATGGGCTGCCCGCCGGGTTCGACACGTTGCTGACACCTGCAAAGGCGCTGCTATTCTCGCCCGAGGAAGCTGCTGCAGGGCGAGACGCGGCATTGGATGAATGGCGCGCCGCGCTTTCGCAATAG
- the mtaB gene encoding tRNA (N(6)-L-threonylcarbamoyladenosine(37)-C(2))-methylthiotransferase MtaB — MAAVMTTKPPVFSNHGCRLNAYEAEAMKDLASAAGVTDAVIVNTCAVTSEAVRKARQDIRKLRRDNPDAKLIVTGCAAQTEPETFAAMAEVDIVIGNTEKMDPATWQGMTPDLIGATEPVQVDDIMSVTETAGHLIDGFGTRSRAYVQVQNGCDHRCTFCIIPYGRGNSRSVPAGVVVDQIKRLVGSGYNEVVLTGVDLTSWGADLPAAPKLGDLVMRILKLVPDLPRLRISSIDSIEVDENLMQAIATEPRLMPHLHLSLQHGDDLILKRMKRRHLRDDAIRFCQDALALRPEMTFGADIIAGFPTETDAMFANSLALVDDCNLTWLHVFPYSPRPGTPAARMPQVHGPIIKTRAAALRAAGHRKMAQHLQAQIGKTHQVLMENPRMGRTEQFAEVRFGDDQPESQIVQAVISGHENDQLVA; from the coding sequence ATGGCGGCTGTCATGACAACAAAGCCTCCTGTCTTTTCTAATCACGGATGCCGCTTGAACGCCTACGAGGCCGAGGCCATGAAGGATTTGGCCAGTGCTGCGGGTGTCACGGATGCTGTTATTGTGAACACCTGTGCCGTCACGTCTGAGGCAGTGCGTAAGGCGCGCCAGGATATTCGTAAGTTACGCCGCGATAACCCCGATGCAAAGCTGATTGTCACCGGATGTGCCGCCCAAACGGAGCCCGAGACTTTTGCCGCGATGGCAGAGGTTGATATTGTCATCGGCAATACCGAAAAGATGGATCCGGCCACCTGGCAGGGCATGACGCCCGACCTGATCGGCGCGACCGAGCCGGTGCAGGTAGATGACATTATGTCCGTGACCGAAACGGCAGGTCACCTGATCGATGGTTTTGGGACCCGCAGCCGGGCCTATGTTCAGGTTCAAAACGGCTGCGATCATCGCTGCACCTTTTGCATTATCCCTTATGGTCGCGGAAATTCACGATCAGTTCCCGCAGGGGTCGTCGTCGATCAGATCAAGCGCCTTGTCGGCAGCGGATACAATGAGGTTGTTTTAACGGGTGTTGACTTGACCAGCTGGGGCGCAGATTTGCCTGCAGCACCCAAGCTGGGCGATCTTGTTATGCGTATCCTCAAGCTGGTGCCGGACCTGCCAAGGCTGCGGATCAGCTCAATCGATAGTATTGAAGTTGACGAAAATCTGATGCAAGCGATCGCGACCGAACCACGTTTGATGCCGCATCTGCATTTGTCTTTGCAGCATGGTGATGATCTGATCCTGAAAAGGATGAAGCGGCGGCATTTGCGCGATGACGCCATTCGGTTCTGCCAAGACGCGCTGGCGCTCCGGCCGGAAATGACCTTTGGGGCAGACATTATCGCCGGGTTCCCGACCGAGACGGACGCGATGTTCGCAAATTCGCTTGCTTTGGTGGACGATTGCAACTTGACGTGGCTGCACGTGTTCCCCTACTCGCCGCGCCCCGGTACGCCCGCCGCGCGGATGCCGCAGGTCCACGGACCGATAATCAAGACACGCGCGGCCGCTTTGCGCGCGGCCGGGCATCGGAAAATGGCACAGCATTTGCAGGCTCAGATCGGGAAAACGCATCAGGTCTTGATGGAAAACCCTCGCATGGGCCGGACGGAGCAGTTTGCTGAGGTGCGCTTTGGTGATGACCAACCCGAAAGTCAGATCGTTCAGGCCGTGATATCCGGGCATGAAAATGATCAATTGGTGGCGTAG
- a CDS encoding outer membrane beta-barrel protein, which produces MNRAAALICCLTFAPASAFAEVELSFYGGVQSAPSSDITIRGDDVIADDDFTQDWEGRSGEAPIYYGIRATRWQSQSFGYGLDFAHNKVYPENDDLPAGYDVLEFTDGLNTLTVNAYRRWNDAFGDVTPYVGGGLGFALPHVEVTNGSSETFGYQLTGPAATVIAGASYDINDQWSVFGEYKGTFSSNTADLETGGTLETDIVTNAVNVGVSFNF; this is translated from the coding sequence ATGAATCGTGCTGCCGCACTCATATGCTGTCTAACTTTTGCCCCCGCATCGGCTTTCGCCGAGGTGGAGCTTAGTTTTTATGGCGGCGTACAATCTGCGCCATCGTCTGATATCACGATTCGCGGCGATGATGTGATCGCAGATGATGATTTCACCCAGGATTGGGAAGGTCGGTCTGGCGAGGCACCGATTTACTACGGGATTCGCGCCACCCGCTGGCAATCGCAAAGCTTTGGTTACGGGCTCGATTTCGCGCATAACAAGGTCTACCCGGAAAATGACGACCTGCCAGCCGGGTATGACGTACTGGAATTCACCGATGGTCTGAACACATTGACTGTCAATGCGTATCGCCGCTGGAATGATGCCTTCGGGGACGTAACGCCTTATGTTGGCGGCGGGCTAGGGTTTGCACTGCCGCATGTTGAGGTGACCAATGGATCGTCAGAGACATTCGGTTACCAGTTAACCGGCCCTGCCGCGACGGTGATTGCAGGCGCTTCTTACGATATCAACGACCAATGGTCCGTATTTGGTGAGTATAAAGGTACTTTTTCCTCGAATACGGCTGATCTGGAAACAGGTGGAACGCTGGAAACGGATATCGTGACCAACGCCGTAAATGTCGGCGTTAGCTTTAACTTCTGA
- a CDS encoding cytochrome c1, with protein MFRKFTLTAATTLALFTGPVMAAEIETEIHDFAFSFEGPFGSFDQMQLQRGLQVYTEICAACHGLELVAFRTLSDDGGPGLPEDQMRAYAEFYEVFDQSLFDGEGDFRLATPADKFPSSSLSNAPDLSLMAKARAGFHGPHGTGINQFVKGMGGAEYIASLLTGYHDEPECAPEDEPMDGYYNVAFAAGGFPDSCIDDHGHHMVPGSWISMAPPLYGDDVVYADGHSTDLEHVAEDVAAFLMWTAEPKMMARQQAGLTGFLFLVVLSVLLYLTNKRLWAPHKHKD; from the coding sequence ATGTTCCGTAAGTTCACTCTCACAGCTGCGACAACGCTGGCCCTGTTCACAGGACCGGTCATGGCCGCAGAGATCGAAACCGAAATCCATGATTTCGCGTTCTCCTTCGAAGGTCCGTTTGGTAGCTTTGACCAGATGCAGCTGCAGCGCGGCTTGCAGGTTTACACAGAAATCTGCGCGGCCTGTCACGGGCTCGAGCTGGTAGCATTCCGTACTTTGTCCGATGACGGTGGGCCGGGCCTGCCTGAGGATCAGATGCGGGCCTACGCCGAATTCTACGAAGTGTTCGATCAAAGCCTGTTTGACGGCGAAGGCGATTTTCGTCTGGCGACCCCAGCTGATAAATTCCCATCGTCCAGCCTGTCCAATGCGCCGGACCTTAGCCTGATGGCCAAGGCACGCGCCGGTTTCCACGGCCCCCACGGGACCGGGATCAACCAGTTTGTCAAAGGTATGGGCGGCGCAGAATATATCGCCTCGCTGCTGACTGGTTACCATGATGAGCCTGAATGCGCCCCAGAAGACGAGCCTATGGATGGCTACTATAACGTCGCGTTTGCGGCAGGCGGTTTCCCGGACTCTTGTATCGATGACCACGGGCACCATATGGTCCCAGGCAGCTGGATTTCGATGGCGCCTCCGCTCTATGGGGATGATGTTGTCTATGCGGACGGCCATTCAACCGATCTGGAACATGTGGCTGAGGATGTGGCCGCATTCCTGATGTGGACGGCAGAACCGAAAATGATGGCACGCCAGCAGGCTGGCTTGACTGGCTTCCTGTTCCTGGTCGTCCTGTCTGTGCTGCTATATCTGACAAACAAGCGTCTTTGGGCGCCGCATAAGCACAAAGACTAA
- a CDS encoding glutathione S-transferase translates to MARLPHLWSFRRCPYAMRARLAIAASGLQVELREILLREKPKAFLDTSPKGTVPVLCADTVVEESRDIMMWALSKSDPLGWLDMPPEGDALIDTCDGPFKQALDHTKYAVRFPDLDIAEERDKAMVFLSDLNDRLHERPYLMDVDPKLADMAILPFVRQFANTDRAWFDRQGLGPLTAWLDRFLASEQFTAIMTKYPPWVPGQKPVIFPPSQI, encoded by the coding sequence ATGGCCCGTCTTCCACATCTTTGGTCATTTCGGCGTTGCCCCTATGCGATGCGCGCCCGGCTTGCGATAGCGGCCAGTGGTTTGCAGGTTGAGCTGCGCGAAATTCTTTTGCGGGAGAAACCAAAGGCTTTCTTGGATACCTCTCCCAAGGGAACCGTGCCTGTGCTTTGCGCCGATACGGTTGTTGAGGAAAGCCGGGATATCATGATGTGGGCGCTGTCAAAAAGTGATCCGCTGGGTTGGCTAGACATGCCGCCTGAGGGGGATGCTCTGATCGATACTTGTGACGGCCCGTTTAAACAGGCGTTGGATCACACCAAATATGCGGTCCGTTTTCCTGATCTTGATATCGCCGAAGAGCGCGACAAAGCTATGGTATTTCTGTCAGATTTGAACGACCGGTTGCACGAGAGGCCCTATCTGATGGACGTAGACCCAAAGCTTGCGGACATGGCCATCCTGCCGTTCGTGCGTCAATTCGCAAATACGGACCGTGCATGGTTTGATCGCCAAGGGCTCGGGCCGCTGACCGCTTGGCTTGATCGTTTTCTAGCTTCAGAGCAGTTTACGGCGATTATGACGAAATACCCACCATGGGTTCCCGGGCAGAAGCCAGTTATTTTCCCCCCATCACAAATCTAA
- the petA gene encoding ubiquinol-cytochrome c reductase iron-sulfur subunit, whose translation MSYADDHQGTRRDFIYYATASAGVVVTGAAVWPLVNQMNPSADVLALASIRVDVADVAPGTQLTVLWQGKPVFIRHRTGAEIQEAAAQDADFDSFPDKNARNDNIDAAALATDENRTVPSPEGEGAGAWIVQMGVCTHLGCVPLGDGAGDFGGWFCPCHGSHYDLAGRIRKGPAPSNLPVPPAAFVDGTTIELG comes from the coding sequence GTGTCATACGCAGACGACCACCAGGGCACACGCCGCGACTTTATCTATTACGCAACCGCCAGTGCGGGCGTTGTTGTAACAGGTGCAGCAGTCTGGCCGCTGGTCAACCAAATGAACCCATCAGCAGACGTTTTGGCTTTGGCCTCGATCCGCGTTGATGTTGCAGATGTCGCCCCTGGCACGCAGCTGACAGTATTGTGGCAAGGTAAGCCGGTCTTTATCCGGCACCGGACAGGCGCTGAGATCCAGGAAGCCGCGGCACAAGACGCGGATTTTGATAGTTTCCCCGACAAAAATGCACGCAACGATAATATTGATGCTGCGGCACTGGCAACGGACGAGAACCGGACCGTTCCATCGCCCGAAGGTGAAGGGGCAGGGGCCTGGATCGTACAAATGGGCGTCTGCACGCATCTTGGCTGTGTGCCGCTTGGCGACGGTGCTGGTGATTTTGGCGGCTGGTTCTGCCCTTGCCACGGCTCGCACTATGATCTCGCTGGCCGGATCCGCAAAGGTCCTGCGCCAAGCAATCTGCCTGTTCCACCCGCCGCGTTCGTCGACGGCACGACAATCGAACTCGGTTAA
- a CDS encoding thiamine/thiamine pyrophosphate ABC transporter permease ThiP: protein MARRAFAIAPRWPCAAAVVLVLILTIGTLGAVAFRAEWSGGLSSADWAAIRFTVLQALASALISVVLAIPVARALARRQFPGRQVLITLLGAPFLLPVIVAVLGLLAVFGREGLLNTLLVAVGLSPISIFGFHGVVLAHVFFNLPLAIRLILQGWLSIPAERFRLAATLDVSVTGLLEIPMLRSVLPSAFLVIFLICLTSFAVALTLGGGPRATTVELAIYQALRFDFDLNRAALLACIQFFICVIAAVFAWRVSALGTMGAGLDRVVQRWDLSRAWLDYLMIAASALFLLVPLGMIVLRGLPGLLELPASVWPAALRSVVVAIGSSALCVTMALSLALRGGAMVAVIGVLPLAASGLVVGTGAFLIVFPFIRPADVALPVTMLVNATLALPFALRAIAPAVAQCTVDFGRLGASLNLTGWAWVRLVVIPRVRRPLGFAAGLAAALSMGDLGVITLFAGQSEETLPLAMYRLMGAYRMEAAAGAALILLALSLALFWICDRGGRVNADM from the coding sequence ATGGCGCGCCGCGCTTTCGCAATAGCGCCGCGATGGCCCTGCGCGGCTGCGGTGGTGCTGGTGCTGATCCTGACAATTGGCACACTCGGTGCGGTCGCCTTCCGCGCCGAGTGGTCCGGCGGCCTGTCTTCAGCTGATTGGGCCGCGATCCGTTTTACAGTGCTGCAGGCCCTTGCTTCTGCTTTGATCAGTGTCGTGCTGGCTATTCCAGTAGCCCGGGCATTGGCCCGACGTCAGTTTCCCGGACGGCAGGTATTGATCACGTTGCTTGGCGCCCCGTTTCTATTGCCCGTCATCGTCGCGGTTCTGGGGCTGTTGGCTGTTTTTGGCCGTGAGGGCCTTTTGAATACGTTACTTGTGGCTGTGGGCCTTTCCCCGATTTCGATATTTGGGTTTCACGGTGTGGTTCTAGCCCATGTGTTCTTTAACCTGCCGCTTGCCATTCGGCTGATTTTGCAAGGGTGGCTCTCCATTCCCGCAGAACGGTTTCGGCTGGCCGCGACGCTGGATGTGTCGGTGACAGGGCTGTTGGAGATCCCCATGCTGCGCAGTGTCCTGCCCAGCGCATTTTTGGTGATCTTCCTGATCTGCCTGACAAGTTTCGCAGTTGCGTTGACCCTTGGCGGTGGCCCCCGCGCAACAACGGTTGAACTGGCAATCTATCAGGCATTGCGCTTTGACTTTGATCTTAACCGTGCGGCATTGCTGGCTTGTATCCAATTTTTCATCTGTGTGATTGCCGCTGTGTTTGCATGGCGGGTAAGTGCGCTTGGCACGATGGGGGCCGGGCTTGACCGGGTTGTGCAGCGCTGGGACTTGTCCCGCGCATGGCTAGATTATCTGATGATTGCGGCTTCGGCCCTTTTTCTATTGGTGCCGCTGGGGATGATTGTACTACGCGGCCTACCTGGATTGCTCGAACTTCCTGCATCCGTATGGCCCGCTGCGCTGCGTTCGGTCGTCGTCGCGATCGGGTCTTCTGCATTATGTGTCACTATGGCGCTGAGCCTTGCGTTGCGGGGCGGCGCAATGGTGGCCGTCATCGGGGTCTTGCCGCTTGCCGCATCAGGGCTGGTGGTCGGAACCGGTGCTTTCTTGATTGTCTTTCCGTTCATCCGTCCTGCGGATGTCGCCCTGCCAGTGACGATGCTGGTCAACGCGACGCTGGCACTGCCCTTCGCGCTACGCGCCATTGCCCCCGCAGTTGCGCAATGCACGGTCGATTTTGGCCGCCTCGGCGCATCTTTAAACCTGACCGGATGGGCCTGGGTGCGACTTGTCGTCATTCCACGCGTGCGGCGCCCTTTGGGGTTCGCCGCTGGCTTGGCGGCAGCTTTATCCATGGGTGATCTGGGTGTGATCACACTCTTTGCTGGACAGTCCGAGGAAACGTTGCCCCTGGCGATGTATCGCTTGATGGGGGCTTACCGAATGGAGGCAGCCGCAGGTGCCGCTTTGATTTTGCTGGCGCTAAGCCTGGCCTTGTTCTGGATTTGTGATCGCGGAGGACGCGTAAATGCTGACATGTGA